From Primulina tabacum isolate GXHZ01 chromosome 2, ASM2559414v2, whole genome shotgun sequence, one genomic window encodes:
- the LOC142534043 gene encoding berberine bridge enzyme-like 21: MEKTPFPLIVLFLFLNFVAFSTADSVYDMFVKCFSENKIPDSEISRIIYSPTNPSFTNILEDYVRNRRFNVSTTPKPNIIVTPTTELHVSAAVLCSKKLAIQLKIRSGGHDYEGLSYVSTQDTFVILDMFSFRTIDVNIADETAWVQSGAQLGELYYRIWEKSKVHAFPAGICPTVGAGGHISGAGYGNLLRKYGLTVDHVIDAKIVDANGRVLDRASMGEDLFWAIRGGGGASFGVILEYKIKLVPVPPVVTVFRLERFQNGTAADSVFQYQQIVEKMDNDLFIRVLLQPITRNKVRSVRATFIGMFLGNSARLVSITDSQFPVLELKQSDCKEMSWIDSVLFWTNFDNTTAPSALLSRVPDSVNFLKRKSDYVKTPISKSGLQTIFKKMVDIGKVGLVFNSYGGRMSEIPESDTPFPHRAGNLFKIQYSVSWDEEGEAADKNYIGQIRQLYSFMKPYVSSNPREAYLNYRDLDIGTTDNGKNSYTDGKVYGVKYFKTNFDRLVKIKTQVDPDNVFRNEQSIPTLAVRGRKSKG, encoded by the coding sequence ATGGAGAAAACTCCATTTCCCTTAATTGTCCTCTTCTTGTTTCTCAATTTTGTTGCATTTTCAACTGCAGATTCTGTTTATGATATGTTTGTTAAGTGCTTTTCGGAAAACAAAATCCCAGATTCGGAAATCTCCAGAATAATATACAGCCCCACCAATCCATCGTTCACAAATATTCTTGAGGATTATGTCAGAAACCGCCGATTTAATGTCTCAACCACCCCGAAACCCAATATAATCGTCACTCCAACGACCGAATTACACGTCAGTGCCGCCGTTTTGTGCTCCAAGAAACTGGCCATCCAACTTAAGATCCGGAGTGGTGGCCATGATTATGAGGGTCTTTCGTACGTGTCGACTCAAGATACGTTCGTGATTCTCGACATGTTCAGTTTCAGGACGATTGACGTCAACATCGCGGATGAAACCGCGTGGGTTCAATCCGGTGCGCAGCTTGGGGAACTGTATTACAGGATCTGGGAAAAGAGCAAAGTCCACGCTTTCCCTGCCGGAATTTGCCCCACTGTGGGCGCCGGAGGGCACATCAGTGGCGCGGGATACGGAAACTTGCTGAGGAAATACGGCCTTACGGTTGATCACGTGATCGACGCAAAAATAGTCGATGCCAATGGCAGAGTTCTGGACAGAGCATCCATGGGGGAGGATCTTTTCTGGGCAATCCGTGGCGGCGGAGGCGCCAGTTTTGGAGTTATCTTGGAGTACAAGATAAAACTAGTTCCTGTTCCGCCGGTTGTCACCGTTTTCAGGTTGGAAAGATTCCAGAACGGCACTGCAGCAGACTCTGTTTTTCAATACCAACAAATTGTAGAAAAGATGGACAACGATCTCTTCATCAGAGTGCTGCTACAGCCAATTACCAGGAACAAAGTGAGAAGCGTTCGAGCAACGTTTATCGGGATGTTCTTGGGGAATTCAGCCCGATTAGTATCGATCACGGATTCTCAGTTCCCTGTATTGGAGTTGAAACAATCCGATTGTAAGGAAATGTCCTGGATCGATTCAGTCCTATTCTGGACCAATTTCGACAATACCACAGCCCCCAGTGCGTTACTCAGCAGAGTCCCTGACTCGGTCAATTTCCTAAAACGTAAATCAGATTACGTGAAAACCCCGATTTCCAAATCCGGGCTCCAAACcattttcaagaaaatggtgGACATCGGCAAAGTCGGCCTGGTTTTCAACTCCTACGGCGGAAGAATGAGCGAAATCCCTGAATCAGACACCCCTTTTCCACACCGAGCAGGAAACTTATTCAAAATCCAATATTCGGTGAGCTGGGACGAAGAAGGTGAAGCGGCAGACAAGAACTACATCGGTCAAATCAGGCAACTGTACAGTTTCATGAAACCATATGTATCCAGTAATCCCCGAGAAGCTTACCTGAACTACAGAGACTTGGACATCGGCACCACCGACAACGGTAAAAACAGCTACACCGACGGAAAAGTATACGGGGTGAAATATTTCAAGACAAACTTCGACAGATTGGTGAAAATCAAGACTCAGGTGGACCCGGACAACGTTTTCAGAAACGAACAGAGCATACCTACGCTGGCCGTTAgaggaagaaaatcaaaaggcTGA
- the LOC142537819 gene encoding putative germin-like protein 2-1, translating into MDGNLYVIGSKYYKTRFPCSRSPSHFTDKTWPLVSSCSIVLLIAICSLALALDPSSLQDFCVADPTGPVMVNGFACKDPKAAQVTDFFLAGLHMPGNTSNPVGSNIKPINVVQIPGLNTLGISLARIDFAPWRVNPPHTHPRATEILTVIEGSLEVGFIISNPENCLITKVLQKGDVFVFPVNLVHFQRNTGSGNAVAIVALSSQNPGVITIANALFGSNPDIANDLLAKSFQTDTETIDWIQSKMTSDLNRHYYLCWRHDRP; encoded by the exons ATGGACGGCAATTTATATGTTATTGGCTCCAAATACTATAAAACCCGCTTTCCTTGCTCGCGTTCGCCATCTCATTTTACAG ATAAAACATGGCCCCTCGTTTCGTCGTGCTCGATAGTTTTATTGATTGCGATTTGTTCACTGGCATTAGCATTAGACCCGAGTTCTCTTCAAGATTTCTGTGTCGCTGATCCAACTGGCCCTG TTATGGTGAATGGGTTTGCATGCAAGGATCCCAAGGCCGCGCAGGTAACTGATTTCTTCTTGGCCGGCTTGCACATGCCAGGAAACACTTCTAACCCTGTCGGATCAAATATTAAACCCATAAATGTCGTCCAAATTCCAGGACTCAACACTCTAGGAATCTCCCTGGCACGTATTGATTTTGCTCCATGGCGAGTCAACCCCCCGCATACGCACCCTAGAGCCACTGAAATTCTGACGGTGATTGAAGGCAGTCTTGAGGTGGGATTCATAATATCTAACCCGGAAAATTGTCTGATTACCAAAGTACTTCAAAAGGGTGATGTGTTTGTTTTCCCGGTGAATCTAGTCCACTTTCAAAGGAATACTGGATCTGGTAATGCAGTTGCCATCGTAGCTTTAAGCAGCCAAAATCCCGGAGTCATCACCATCGCAAATGCACTCTTTGGCTCGAACCCAGATATTGCCAATGATCTTCTGGCCAAGTCATTCCAAACCGACACTGAGACAATTGATTGGATACAATCCAA AATGACGTCAGATCTTAACCGACACTACTATCTATGTTGGAGACATGATCGGCCGTAG
- the LOC142534038 gene encoding protein POLLENLESS 3-like translates to MPTNSSVDQYTSYYSSQPRGFLTPPPTWKTRRSSPVLPGSEKKPRRSPQGTSDLFHVFHKVPSGDSPYGRAKHVQLVDKDPSRAVSMFWAAINSGDRVDSALKDMAVVMKQLDRSDEAVEAIKSFRHLCPLESQESLDNILVELYKKSGRIEEEIEMLKLKLKQIEDGTAFGGQRTKVARTQGKKFQITIEKDYSRLLGNLAWAYMQLKDYRSAEELYRKALSIEPDKNKQCNLAMCLMSMNKLTEAKFLLQATEISFDSGPMDESFVKSYERASQMLVELEAKSVLEPVKQTDICLSFKDMNLGAFTEFPYEKRSDFDRKTNHGCYNVSRQEADRALRPVYGSPFYNGKIPKVPFTQPRRCSLSSNNGNQRNAKANNGAFCRKLSFFEKSAETETELPLTYDEEKLKNFQLKPDAKEIFDECLKEVENSTPEEILKGCENSPENLKSKRKKSWADMVEEEEQASESWKIDFPKIYSGNYFAEGSVNKGLNDENVNSNVIPRTPISMEGSTEHGRETFTQPEKLLRPSLCYFDQHQKPFTAKNRSASALPLKSFNFEGKDLVSSDDLSSTTSRNRRNRLQVFQDITHVPVSPGT, encoded by the exons ATGCCGACTAACAGTAGTGTTGATCAGTACACCAGTTACTACAGTTCTCAACCTAGAGGATTCTTGACGCCTCCGCCAACATGGAAGACCAGGCGGAGTTCTCCAGTGCTTCCAGGATCGGAGAAGAAGCCGAGAAGGTCACCCCAGGGTACATCTGATCTTTTTCATGTCTTTCACAAAGTTCCTTCCGGCGACTCTCCATACGGTAGAGCCAAGCATGTCCAG CTGGTAGACAAGGACCCAAGCAGGGCTGTTTCCATGTTTTGGGCAGCTATTAATTCTGGAGATCGAGTTGATAGTGCTCTGAAAGACATGGCAGTTGTAATGAAACAATTGGATAGGTCAGATGAGGCGGTTGAGGCCATTAAGTCGTTTCGTCATCTATGTCCCCTTGAATCTCAGGAATCTCTTGACAACATACTGGTCGAACTCTATAAG AAATCTGGCAGGATTGAGGAAGAGATTGAAATGCTTAAACTAAAATTGAAGCAAATAGAAGATGGAACAGCTTTTGGCGGGCAGAGGACGAAGGTTGCAAGAACCCAAGGAAAGAAATTTCAGATCACAATTGAAAAAGACTATTCTAG ATTGTTGGGGAATTTGGCTTGGGCTTACATGCAGCTGAAAGATTACAGGTCCGCGGAAGAACTTTACAG AAAAGCACTCTCTATTGAACCAGATAAGAACAAGCAGTGCAACTTAGCAATGTGTTTGATGAGCATGAACAAGTTAACAGAAGCCAAATTTTTGCTGCAAGCCACAGAAATTTCATTTGACAGTGGGCCTATGGATGAATCCTTTGTGAAGTCTTATGAACGTGCCTCCCAAATGTTGGTTGAGTTGGAGGCAAAGAGTGTTCTTGAACCTGTGAAACAAACGGACATCTGTTTGTCCTTCAAGGATATGAACCTAGGTGCATTTACAGAATTTCCCTATGAAAAAAGGTCCGATTTTGACCGGAAAACGAACCACGGTTGTTACAATGTGAGCCGACAAGAAGCAGATCGTGCGTTGAGACCGGTGTATGGTTCTCCATTCTACAACGGAAAAATTCCAAAAGTTCCATTCACACAGCCGAGAAGATGTTCATTGTCCTCCAATAATGGAAATCAAAGAAATGCAAAGGCTAATAATGGAGCCTTCTGTCGGAAATTATCTTTcttcgaaaaatctgctgaaaCCGAAACTGAGCTTCCACTGACATATGATGAAGAAAAACTGAAGAATTTCCAGCTGAAACCTGATGCAAAAGAAATTTTTGACGAATGTCTTAAAGAAGTAGAAAACTCGACACCTGAGGAAATCCTGAAGGGTTGCGAAAATTCTCCAGAGAATTTAAAAAGTAAACGCAAGAAAAGCTGGGCTGATATGGTTGAAGAAGAAGAGCAAGCTTCGGAAAGTTGGAAAATAGATTTTCCAAAGATATATTCAGGCAACTATTTTGCAGAGGGTTCAGTAAATAAAGGACTTAATGATGAAAACGTGAATTCTAACGTGATTCCACGGACTCCCATCTCCATGGAAGGATCTACTGAACATGGACGTGAAACTTTTACGCAACCTGAGAAATTATTGAGGCCATCATTGTGTTACTTCGATCAGCATCAGAAGCCATTCACAGCAAAAAATCGTAGTGCTTCAGCATTGCCGTTGAAATCTTTCAACTTTGAAGGCAAAGATTTAGTTTCATCAGATGATTTATCTTCTACGACATCAAGAAACCGGAGGAATAGGCTGCAGGTTTTCCAGGACATCACACATGTTCCTGTAAGTCCAGGAACATGA
- the LOC142534015 gene encoding LRR receptor-like serine/threonine-protein kinase GHR1 produces MWIVRLFMVGFCFVCALGQLPSQDILTLLEFKKGIKHDPTGFVLDSWNDESIDFNGCPASWNGVMCNGGNVAAVVLDNVGLTADTDLGVFTNLSMLVKLSISNNSISGTLPARLGDFKNLEYLDISDNLFFSSLPPEIGKMGSVRNLSLAGNNFSGSIPDSISGLSSILSLDMSRNSLSGPLPSSLTRLRDVVYLNLSLNGFTKSIPKGFELMKQLDVLDLHGNMLDGKLDPVFLLATSASHIDLSGNLLGSAAEEHQNFLGGISLSVKHLNLSHNQLAGSLVNGSVAQTFGTMEVLDLSYNQLSGVLPGFNFVYDLQVLKLSNNRFSGYIPNNLLKGESLVLTDLDLSGNNLSGPIGMITSTTLNTLNLSSNVLSGELPLLMGSCAVVDLSRNQFEGNLSRLLKWGNIEILDLSHNNLVGSIPEVTAQFLRLKYLNLSHNSLNGSLPKVILQFPKLMTLDFSFNQLDGPLLPALLTSATLKELHLQSNVLSGSISFSPPSSDSNLSVLDISDNQLDGYFPEGLGNFSSLQVLNMGGNKFSGSLPTSIGGLGILNSLDISRNHFTGLIPKNLPNTLQSFNASYNDLSGVVPENLRKFSLSSFYPGNPQLQFPNPPPSSDHIPAGNTSKKHLRTLIMAVVIASCLIAIIILILLALFIYYKCVSKRLLPHETEKNARYQTSTNTSSFGGGVRSGGLVVSAEDLVRYRKGSSLEIISPDENMAAVTGFSPSKPSQFSWSPESRDSFTGENLSRLDVRSPEQLAGEIYFLDDTISFSAGELSRAPAEVLGRSSHGTSYRATMENGLFLTVKWLREGVAKQKKDFAKEAKKFSNIKHPNVVGLRGYYWGPTQHEKLILSDYISPGSVAGFLYDRPGRKGPPLTWAQRLKIAVDVARGLNYLHFDRAIPHGNLKATNILLDGPDLNARVADYCLHRLMTQSGIIEQILDAGVLGYRAPELAASKKPLPSFKSDIYAFGVILLELLTGKRAGDVVSGEDGGVDLTDWVRLRVAEGRGSDCFDSVLKSEMAIPAADKGMKNILEIALRCIRAVSERPGIKTIYEDLSSI; encoded by the exons ATGTGGATAGTTAGGCTTTTCATGGTTGGTTTTTGCTTTGTCTGTGCACTGGGGCAGCTACCTTCCCAGGATATTCTGACTCTGCTTGAGTTCAAGAAAGGAATCAAGCATGATCCAACAGGTTTTGTGCTTGATTCGTGGAACGATGAATCTATTGATTTCAATGGGTGTCCTGCATCCTGGAACGGGGTTATGTGTAATGGTGGTAATGTTGCAGCTGTTGTTCTTGACAATGTGGGATTGACTGCGGACACAGATTTGGGCGTCTTTACAAATCTGTCAATGCTTGTCAAACTTTCAATCTCCAACAATTCAATATCGGGGACGCTGCCTGCCAGGCTTGGCGACTTCAAGAATCTTGAATATCTTGATATTTCTGACAATTTATTTTTCTCGTCATTGCCACCTGAAATTGGTAAAATGGGTAGCGTGAGAAACCTCTCTTTGGCgggaaataatttttctggttcGATCCCGGATTCCATTTCTGGACTTTCCTCCATTCTTTCTTTAGACATGAGCCGCAACTCCCTTTCTGGGCCATTGCCCTCATCTTTGACGAGGTTGAGAGATGTGGTGTATCTTAACCTTTCATTAAATGGCTTCACAAAAAGTATCCCTAAAGGTTTTGAACTGATGAAACAGCTTGATGTGCTTGACTTGCACGGAAACATGCTTGATGGTAAATTGGATCCTGTATTTCTGCTAGCTACTTCAGCCAGTCATATTGATCTTAGTGGGAATTTACTTGGGAGTGCTGCTGAAGAGCATCAGAACTTTCTTGGGGGTATTTCGTTGTCTGTGaagcatttaaatctaagtcaCAACCAATTGGCAGGATCACTTGTCAATGGTAGTGTGGCGCAAACTTTTGGGACTATGGAGGTTCTTGATTTGAGCTACAATCAATTGTCTGGGGTGTTGCCGGGGTTCAATTTTGTGTATGATCTTCAAGTCCTGAAACTTAGTAATAATAGATTTTCTGGTTACATTCCTAACAATCTTCTGAAGGGAGAGTCATTGGTGCTAACGGACTTGGACTTGAGTGGCAACAACCTCTCAG GGCCAATAGGTATGATCACATCAACAACATTGAACACCCTCAATCTCTCCTCAAATGTACTTTCTGGCGAGCTTCCACTGCTGATGGGAAGCTGTGCGGTAGTTGATCTTTCCAGAAACCAATTTGAAGGAAATTTGTCACGGTTGCTGAAATGGGGAAACATAGAAATTCTTGATCTTAGCCACAACAATTTGGTGGGATCCATTCCTGAGGTAACTGCTCAGTTTTTGCGGTTAAAGtacctgaacctgtcccacaaCTCCCTGAATGGTTCTCTCCCAAAAGTCATTCTGCAATTCCCAAAACTCATGACCCTCGATTTCAGCTTCAACCAGTTGGATGGACCACTTTTACCTGCTCTTTTAACATCAGCTACTCTGAAAGAACTTCACCTTCAGAGCAACGTACTATCCGGTAGCATTAGTTTTTCTCCTCCCTCAAGTGATTCAAATCTCAGTGTTCTTGATATTTCTGATAATCAGTTGGATGGCTACTTCCCTGAGGGGCTTGGAAATTTTTCTTCTCTTCAAGTGCTTAATATGGGAGGAAACAAATTCTCTGGTTCTCTGCCTACTTCTATTGGTGGTTTGGGTATCTTAAATTCATTGGATATTTCTCGGAATCATTTTACTGGTCTGATACCCAAGAACTTGCCTAACACTCTCCAAAGCTTTAATGCATCGTATAATGATCTTTCTGGTGTCGTACCAGAAAATTTGAGGAAGTTTTCTCTATCTTCTTTCTACCCAGGCAATCCTCAGTTGCAGTTCCCTAATCCTCCTCCCAGTTCTGACCATATTCCAGCTGGAAATACAAGTAAGAAACATTTGAGAACTCTCATCATGGCGGTAGTAATAGCGTCCTGTCTGATTGCTATTATCATTTTGATCCTACTTGCACTTTTCATATATTACAAGTGTGTCTCGAAAAGGCTTTTGCCACATGAGACCGAAAAAAATGCCAGATACCAAACATCAACAAATACTTCAAGCTTTGGTGGAGGAGTCCGTTCAGGTGGGTTGGTTGTATCGGCAGAGGACCTTGTGAGATATCGAAAAGGATCGTCATTAGAGATAATTAGTCCCGATGAGAATATGGCTGCTGTAACCGGCTTCTCCCCATCCAAGCCCAGCCAATTCTCATGGTCGCCAGAATCAAGGGATTCCTTTACTGGAGAAAATCTTTCCAGACTGGATGTTAGATCTCCTGAGCAACTGGCTGGCGAGATTTACTTTTTAGATGATACAATCTCATTTTCAGCTGGGGAACTATCAAGGGCACCTGCAGAAGTCCTTGGAAGAAGCAGCCATGGGACATCTTACAGAGCAACTATGGAGAACGGGTTGTTCTTGACTGTGAAGTGGTTGAGAGAAGGAGTTGCGAAGCAAAAAAAGGACTTTGCTAAAGAAGCTAAAAAATTTTCCAACATCAAACATCCAAATGTGGTTGGATTGAGAGGGTACTACTGGGGACCAACACAACACGAGAAACTTATTCTTTCAGACTACATATCTCCAGGAAGTGTTGCTGGTTTTCTCTATG ATCGTCCGGGAAGAAAGGGTCCACCCTTGACCTGGGCCCAGAGGCTCAAAATAGCTGTTGATGTTGCACGTGGCCTGAACTATCTCCATTTTGATCGAGCCATTCCTCATGGAAACCTTAAAGCTACCAATATACTACTAGATGGACCTGATCTCAATGCTCGAGTGGCTGATTACTGTCTGCACCGCCTTATGACCCAATCGGGCATCATAGAACAGATTCTTGATGCTGGGGTGCTGGGATACCGTGCACCTGAACTAGCTGCATCAAAGAAACCTCTACCCTCCTTCAAATCTGACATTTACGCCTTTGGGGTGATCTTACTGGAACTTCTGACAGGGAAACGTGCAGGAGATGTAGTTTCTGGTGAAGATGGAGGTGTTGACTTGACCGATTGGGTTCGTTTGAGGGTGGCGGAAGGCCGAGGATCGGATTGTTTCGATTCTGTATTGAAATCAGAGATGGCAATCCCAGCAGCGGACAAGGGAATGAAGAATATTCTTGAAATAGCTCTAAGATGCATTCGTGCTGTATCTGAGAGGCCCGGCATTAAGACCATATATGAGGACCTTTCATCAATTTAG